A part of Timaviella obliquedivisa GSE-PSE-MK23-08B genomic DNA contains:
- the mtgA gene encoding monofunctional biosynthetic peptidoglycan transglycosylase, with protein MVTALLSILLILPWRWLPLPTSSFMLQSVFQNKQAYQYRWTSYSQISPEMSLAAIAGEDQQFPTHHGFDWEALQQAITDYNQGSDLRGASTISQQVAKNLYLWSGRSLFRKALEAWFTVLIEWLWSKQRILEIYLNIAQFSTQIFGVEAASQQFFAHPASQLNREEAALLAAVLPGPELYQVDQPSSVVLDRQYWILRQMEQLGGVSYLNNIQ; from the coding sequence ATCGTCACTGCCCTCCTCTCTATTCTTCTCATCCTTCCCTGGCGCTGGCTCCCCCTCCCCACCTCCAGTTTCATGCTGCAATCGGTCTTCCAAAACAAGCAAGCCTACCAATACCGCTGGACATCTTACAGCCAAATTTCTCCAGAGATGTCTTTAGCCGCGATCGCTGGAGAAGATCAACAATTTCCGACCCACCACGGGTTCGACTGGGAAGCCCTCCAGCAAGCCATCACCGACTACAACCAAGGTAGCGACCTAAGAGGCGCTAGTACCATTAGCCAGCAGGTCGCCAAAAATCTCTATCTCTGGTCAGGGCGTAGCCTCTTTCGCAAAGCCCTAGAAGCCTGGTTCACTGTTCTCATTGAATGGCTTTGGAGCAAGCAACGAATCTTAGAAATCTACCTGAACATTGCCCAATTCAGCACCCAGATCTTTGGAGTCGAGGCGGCTAGCCAGCAATTTTTTGCCCATCCTGCTAGCCAACTTAACCGCGAAGAAGCGGCTCTCCTCGCCGCCGTTTTACCAGGGCCCGAACTCTACCAGGTTGACCAACCCTCTTCGGTAGTCCTCGATCGCCAATACTGGATTTTGCGCCAAATGGAGCAATTGGGAGGAGTTAGCTATCTCAACAATATTCAATAA
- a CDS encoding SDR family oxidoreductase, producing MSYSPDLLKGQTALVTGSSSGIGEAAARNLSKAGASVVINYNSGSEEAEKIVDDIRSQGGKAIAIGANVAKEEDVLSLFAQTYQEFGTIDILVNNAGIQKDAALVDMTIDQWNSVIDVNLTGQFLCAREAAKEFLRRGVNPDISCAAGKIICISSVHEVIPWAGHVNYAASKGGINMMMKSIAQELAPHKIRVNSIAPGAIATPINEAERDTPKEKADLLKLIPYNRIGVPDDIGKAVVWLASDESDYVHGTTLFIDGGMTLYPEFAHGG from the coding sequence ATGAGCTATTCTCCTGATTTGCTAAAAGGTCAAACTGCCTTAGTAACGGGTTCAAGTTCTGGTATTGGTGAGGCAGCCGCTCGAAATCTGTCGAAAGCAGGCGCTTCTGTGGTCATTAATTACAACTCTGGTTCAGAAGAAGCGGAAAAGATCGTTGATGATATTCGATCGCAGGGCGGGAAAGCGATCGCCATTGGAGCGAACGTGGCAAAAGAAGAGGACGTTCTCTCTCTGTTTGCTCAAACCTATCAGGAGTTTGGAACGATCGATATTTTAGTCAACAATGCAGGAATACAAAAAGATGCTGCATTAGTGGATATGACAATTGATCAATGGAATTCGGTAATAGATGTTAACTTGACGGGACAATTTTTGTGCGCACGCGAAGCTGCAAAAGAATTCCTAAGACGAGGAGTCAATCCTGACATCTCTTGTGCGGCAGGGAAAATTATTTGTATTAGCTCGGTGCATGAAGTTATTCCTTGGGCAGGTCACGTTAATTATGCTGCTAGTAAAGGCGGAATTAATATGATGATGAAAAGTATTGCTCAAGAGCTTGCGCCGCATAAAATTCGTGTCAACAGCATTGCCCCCGGAGCGATCGCCACTCCAATTAACGAAGCAGAGCGAGATACGCCAAAGGAAAAAGCAGATTTACTCAAACTAATTCCCTATAATCGCATTGGAGTGCCGGACGATATTGGCAAAGCAGTAGTGTGGCTTGCCTCGGATGAATCAGACTATGTGCATGGCACGACTTTGTTTATAGATGGTGGGATGACCTTGTATCCAGAATTTGCACATGGTGGGTAA
- a CDS encoding esterase-like activity of phytase family protein yields the protein MTELKGFASLPADTFAAGPQSGKDITTTNRTTPFAGQPVQGFSGVQFADQDSFWFLADNGFGAKANSSDFLLRIYQVDPNYRGVEAGDGSVTVGNFIQLADPDQKVPFKITNDGTAERLLTGADFDIESFVLAADGTIWVGDEFGPYLLHFDTSGKLLEAPIATPNFANFKTLNGQVPLVLGHRGASGERPEHTLASYELAIAQGADFIEPDLVSTKDGVLVARHENEISGTTDVALRPEFADRKATKIIDGTSFTGWFAEDFTLAEIKTLRAIERLPFRDQSFNGQFEVPTLQEIIDLAKQKSIETGRTIGIYPETKHPTYHDSIGLSLEEPLVEILKTNGLDKKGSAVFIQSFEVGNLKELNTLIDAPLVQLFDAADIALDGTLIETRPADFVVSGDQRTYGDLRSPEGLKEIATYADGIGPWKRMIVSVKGTDADGDGKADDVNKDGLVNDADKTTTAPTTLIQDAHSAGLQVHPYTFRNEPQYLAADYNGNPEAEYRQFISLGVDAFFTDFPATGDKVRDQAAADQVRSPDNPAVLAGTQLANLGGSRGFEGMAINADKTKLYPLLEGSVVGDPSNALRIHQYDVTSKKYEGLVGYYKLENPANAIGDITVVNNNEYLVIERDNNQADAAKFKKIYKVDFSKKDANGYVAKEEVADLLNIADPQDLNQDGSTTYKMPFQTIENVLVIDSQTILVANDNNYPFSVGRPPAIDNNEQILLTLDQPLNVDPRVGLAGLSAVFGNDILFAGSGNNIRGSAGNDTIYVVSSNNMIDTGVGEDTVTVLSGGKNTFTLNAGVGSLTVNGFNSDARFKLGTGLAVADVQLTLSGGNTLVSKGDDLLATLAGTILSALPF from the coding sequence ATGACAGAACTTAAAGGATTTGCTTCTCTACCTGCGGATACCTTTGCGGCTGGACCTCAGTCGGGTAAGGATATTACGACGACTAACCGGACTACTCCTTTTGCAGGTCAGCCTGTACAAGGTTTTAGCGGAGTGCAATTTGCTGATCAAGATTCGTTTTGGTTTTTGGCGGACAATGGGTTTGGTGCTAAGGCAAATAGTTCAGATTTTTTGCTACGAATTTACCAAGTTGACCCCAATTATCGGGGTGTGGAAGCGGGTGATGGCAGCGTCACTGTAGGCAACTTTATCCAGCTTGCTGACCCTGATCAGAAGGTTCCCTTCAAGATTACGAATGATGGAACGGCAGAGCGCTTGCTAACTGGAGCAGACTTTGATATTGAGTCGTTTGTGTTAGCAGCAGATGGCACGATTTGGGTGGGGGATGAGTTTGGCCCTTATTTACTGCATTTTGACACGTCTGGCAAACTGTTGGAGGCTCCGATCGCCACTCCTAATTTCGCTAATTTTAAGACGTTGAATGGTCAAGTGCCTTTGGTGCTAGGACATCGGGGCGCAAGCGGTGAGCGTCCAGAACATACGCTGGCTTCCTATGAATTGGCGATCGCCCAGGGCGCTGATTTTATTGAGCCAGATTTAGTTTCTACAAAAGACGGCGTGCTGGTTGCGCGTCATGAAAACGAGATTTCTGGGACAACGGACGTGGCTTTGCGTCCAGAATTTGCAGACCGTAAGGCGACCAAAATCATTGACGGAACGTCTTTCACGGGCTGGTTTGCTGAAGATTTCACGTTGGCAGAAATCAAGACTTTGCGGGCGATCGAGCGGTTGCCGTTTAGGGATCAATCTTTCAACGGTCAGTTTGAAGTTCCAACGCTGCAAGAAATTATTGATCTGGCAAAGCAGAAGAGTATTGAGACAGGGCGGACGATTGGAATTTATCCTGAAACGAAGCATCCGACTTATCACGATTCAATTGGGCTTTCGTTGGAAGAGCCGTTGGTTGAAATTTTGAAGACAAATGGGCTGGATAAAAAGGGTTCTGCGGTCTTTATTCAATCTTTCGAGGTTGGGAACCTGAAGGAGTTGAATACACTGATTGACGCGCCTTTGGTGCAGCTTTTTGATGCCGCAGATATAGCCTTGGATGGAACGCTGATTGAAACTCGTCCGGCTGATTTTGTGGTGAGTGGTGATCAACGGACATATGGAGATTTGCGATCGCCTGAGGGACTGAAAGAAATTGCGACCTACGCCGATGGAATTGGCCCTTGGAAACGCATGATTGTTTCGGTGAAGGGAACAGATGCGGACGGCGATGGCAAAGCGGATGATGTCAACAAAGATGGATTGGTGAATGATGCCGACAAGACAACAACTGCGCCAACAACGCTAATCCAGGATGCCCACAGCGCAGGTTTGCAAGTTCATCCTTACACGTTTAGAAATGAACCTCAGTATTTAGCAGCAGATTACAACGGTAATCCTGAGGCGGAGTACAGACAGTTTATTTCATTGGGTGTGGATGCTTTCTTTACTGATTTCCCCGCAACCGGAGATAAAGTGAGAGATCAGGCTGCTGCCGATCAAGTGCGATCGCCCGATAACCCGGCTGTCCTGGCAGGAACACAACTCGCGAATCTAGGCGGCTCTAGAGGCTTCGAGGGAATGGCGATCAATGCCGATAAAACGAAGCTGTATCCTCTGCTAGAAGGCTCTGTAGTTGGTGATCCTAGCAATGCTCTGCGGATTCACCAGTACGATGTGACTTCTAAAAAATATGAAGGATTGGTGGGATATTACAAACTGGAAAATCCTGCGAATGCGATCGGGGATATTACCGTTGTGAATAACAATGAGTACCTGGTGATTGAACGGGATAATAACCAGGCTGATGCTGCAAAATTCAAGAAAATCTACAAGGTAGATTTCTCGAAAAAGGATGCCAACGGCTACGTGGCAAAAGAAGAGGTTGCAGATCTGTTGAACATTGCTGATCCTCAGGATCTCAATCAAGACGGTAGCACCACTTACAAGATGCCATTTCAGACCATTGAGAATGTATTGGTAATTGACTCTCAGACAATCTTGGTTGCTAACGACAACAACTATCCGTTCTCGGTCGGTAGACCTCCGGCGATCGATAATAACGAGCAAATTCTGTTGACATTGGATCAGCCGCTCAATGTTGATCCAAGAGTTGGGCTGGCAGGTTTGAGTGCGGTTTTCGGCAACGATATTCTTTTTGCGGGTTCTGGCAACAACATCCGGGGCAGTGCAGGCAATGACACTATCTATGTGGTTTCCAGTAACAACATGATTGATACAGGTGTTGGCGAAGATACCGTTACTGTTTTAAGCGGTGGTAAGAACACCTTCACTTTAAATGCAGGTGTTGGATCGTTGACCGTCAACGGCTTTAATTCTGATGCTAGGTTCAAGCTTGGCACAGGCTTGGCTGTAGCTGATGTGCAATTAACTCTGAGCGGTGGTAACACACTGGTCAGCAAGGGTGATGATCTATTGGCGACCTTAGCTGGAACCATTCTCTCAGCCTTGCCTTTTTAA
- a CDS encoding DUF4115 domain-containing protein has protein sequence MVSLDSEQLDQLKAIGTFLGEVREEEGRTLEDIATKTYIPLRLLKAIEAGQEQVLPEPVFVQGFIRRYGDALGLDGSELSKRFPVNAVPVISAFTAHQESKTALPDPEPGNAYVPSTTTVWQPAELPSSRPPYLLIGGIALAALAGLVFGVIAPRLKPSAPIAKTPVSQPSQAVKPAAPAVTPVPSPAVSTPEETPVTASPTPSVTPIASPPADPNSPVSIDVKLTERAWVQVVVDGAVEFEGILEKGAQENWAGKESIIISSGNAGGVSVAFNKGEATTMGQLGEIEEKTYTAKGLQ, from the coding sequence GTGGTTAGTTTGGACTCAGAGCAACTTGACCAACTCAAAGCAATTGGTACCTTCCTGGGCGAAGTGCGCGAAGAGGAGGGGCGAACCTTAGAGGATATTGCCACTAAGACTTATATTCCGCTGCGGTTATTAAAGGCGATCGAGGCAGGACAGGAACAAGTTTTGCCTGAACCCGTTTTTGTCCAAGGCTTTATTCGACGCTATGGCGATGCTTTAGGGTTAGACGGCAGCGAACTATCCAAACGGTTTCCGGTTAATGCAGTTCCCGTTATCTCTGCTTTTACAGCCCACCAAGAATCTAAAACAGCTCTGCCTGACCCCGAACCAGGGAATGCCTATGTTCCCTCGACAACGACCGTGTGGCAGCCCGCAGAACTACCTTCTTCTCGTCCTCCGTATTTACTCATTGGCGGCATTGCCCTGGCAGCTTTGGCAGGTCTTGTCTTTGGTGTTATTGCCCCTCGCCTAAAACCCAGCGCCCCGATCGCCAAGACTCCTGTTTCTCAGCCATCTCAAGCTGTTAAGCCTGCTGCTCCGGCTGTAACTCCGGTTCCATCGCCTGCTGTCTCTACGCCAGAGGAAACTCCTGTAACGGCAAGTCCAACGCCTTCTGTCACCCCGATCGCCTCTCCTCCCGCCGACCCTAATTCTCCAGTCTCTATTGATGTGAAGCTTACCGAGCGGGCATGGGTGCAAGTTGTCGTGGATGGCGCTGTGGAGTTTGAAGGAATTCTAGAAAAAGGTGCCCAGGAGAATTGGGCAGGAAAGGAGTCTATTATCATCTCTTCAGGGAATGCGGGAGGCGTTTCGGTTGCTTTTAACAAGGGAGAAGCCACAACGATGGGTCAATTAGGGGAGATTGAAGAAAAAACTTACACAGCGAAGGGTCTTCAGTAA
- the ppk1 gene encoding polyphosphate kinase 1, whose amino-acid sequence MPRVRKAVPEEINLTSPQYYFNRELSWLEFNNRVLHEAFDPRTLLLERLKFMAIFSSNLDEFFMVRVAALKQQVEAEVHQLSPDGRSPEAQIEAIASRLLPMAQQQNRHFEEAIRPQLAAKGIYLLNYIDLNQEQRLYLKSYFEEQIFPVLTPLAVDPGHPFPHISNLSLNLAVVVKDVETKEEHFARVKVPDVLPRFIVLPPDLQVEVKGRSTVWTGIPLEQVIAHNLKFLFVGMDILEYYPFRITRNADFELEEDEAEDLLQAIEQELRKRRLGGMAVRMEIQANIPEFIRQTLKEELELTESDIYEVEGLLGLRDLMALMALPVPKLKDNPRTVITPPRLRRTNELTLEKLAAPTEDKEDIFSVIRRGDVFLHHPYFSFGRSVQTFITQAAFDPNVLAIKMTLYRTAGDSPIINALMSAAENGKQVAVLVELKARFDEENNIHRARKLESAGVHVVYGLMGLKTHTKVILVVRREGDPRGNGEAARIRRYFHIGTGNYNHKTARLYTDVGLLSCREDLGADLTDLFNYLTGYSRQRSYRKLLVAPVNLRDRMVTLIRREVEHAQGNRHARIVAKMNALVDPQMIQALYQASQAGVKVDLIIRGICCLRPGVPGVSDNIKVISIVGRYLEHSRIFYFHNDGQEEVFIGSADWMPRNLDRRVEVITPVEDPEITKDIQEILGIMLADNRHAWDLQPDGHYIQRRPSSPGTEQDSQTVFMETAAQTTGAP is encoded by the coding sequence ATGCCCCGAGTTAGAAAAGCTGTGCCCGAAGAAATCAACCTAACCAGCCCACAGTATTACTTTAACCGCGAGCTAAGCTGGCTAGAGTTTAACAACCGTGTTTTGCATGAAGCGTTTGATCCACGCACGCTGCTGCTAGAACGTCTGAAGTTTATGGCGATTTTTAGCTCTAACTTGGACGAGTTTTTTATGGTGCGGGTGGCAGCCCTGAAACAGCAAGTAGAAGCAGAGGTTCATCAACTCTCGCCCGATGGTCGATCGCCCGAAGCGCAAATTGAGGCGATCGCCAGTCGCCTTCTGCCTATGGCACAGCAGCAAAATCGCCACTTTGAGGAAGCAATCCGTCCTCAGCTTGCCGCCAAAGGAATTTACTTACTGAATTACATTGATCTCAACCAAGAGCAGCGGCTCTATTTAAAAAGCTACTTTGAAGAACAAATCTTTCCGGTCTTAACCCCCTTAGCGGTTGATCCGGGGCATCCTTTTCCTCATATTTCCAATCTCAGCCTCAATTTGGCAGTAGTGGTTAAGGATGTTGAGACGAAGGAAGAGCATTTTGCCAGGGTTAAGGTGCCCGATGTTCTGCCTCGGTTCATCGTTTTGCCGCCAGATTTGCAAGTCGAAGTTAAAGGGCGATCGACCGTTTGGACGGGCATTCCCCTAGAGCAAGTGATCGCTCACAACCTTAAGTTTTTGTTTGTGGGGATGGATATTCTGGAGTATTATCCCTTTCGGATTACCCGCAATGCAGATTTTGAATTAGAAGAAGATGAAGCGGAAGATTTATTGCAGGCAATTGAGCAAGAACTTCGCAAGCGACGTTTAGGCGGAATGGCAGTGCGCATGGAGATTCAAGCCAATATCCCTGAGTTTATTCGTCAAACTTTGAAAGAAGAGTTGGAACTGACTGAAAGCGACATTTACGAAGTTGAAGGGCTGCTAGGGCTAAGAGATTTAATGGCATTGATGGCGCTGCCAGTTCCTAAGCTGAAAGATAATCCTCGTACTGTGATTACACCGCCTCGTCTCCGAAGAACGAATGAGTTAACGCTTGAAAAACTGGCAGCACCGACTGAAGATAAGGAAGACATTTTTTCGGTGATTCGTCGAGGCGATGTATTTTTGCATCATCCTTACTTTTCTTTTGGTAGATCGGTTCAAACGTTTATTACGCAGGCAGCTTTTGATCCGAATGTGCTGGCAATTAAGATGACTCTCTATCGCACTGCTGGCGATTCTCCAATTATTAACGCGCTGATGTCTGCTGCCGAGAATGGTAAGCAGGTGGCGGTGCTGGTGGAACTGAAGGCTCGATTTGATGAGGAGAATAATATTCACCGGGCACGCAAACTAGAGAGTGCGGGCGTGCATGTGGTTTATGGGTTGATGGGTTTGAAAACTCATACTAAGGTAATTTTGGTGGTGCGGCGGGAGGGCGACCCTCGCGGTAACGGCGAAGCCGCGCGCATTCGCCGTTATTTCCACATCGGGACAGGCAACTACAACCACAAAACCGCACGGCTCTATACTGACGTGGGCTTGCTAAGTTGCCGAGAAGATTTGGGAGCCGACTTAACGGATTTATTCAATTATTTGACAGGTTACTCCCGGCAACGCAGCTATCGCAAACTCCTGGTGGCTCCCGTTAATTTGCGCGATCGCATGGTGACGCTGATTCGGCGAGAAGTTGAGCACGCTCAGGGCAATCGCCATGCCCGCATTGTGGCAAAAATGAATGCACTGGTTGATCCACAAATGATTCAAGCCTTGTACCAAGCTTCTCAAGCGGGCGTGAAAGTTGACCTGATCATTCGTGGCATTTGCTGTCTGCGTCCTGGAGTCCCTGGCGTTAGCGATAATATTAAGGTGATCAGTATTGTCGGGCGGTATTTAGAACACTCGCGGATCTTTTACTTCCATAATGATGGACAGGAAGAAGTTTTCATTGGCAGCGCCGACTGGATGCCCCGCAACCTCGATCGCCGAGTCGAAGTAATTACCCCTGTTGAAGACCCAGAAATTACAAAAGATATTCAAGAAATTTTAGGCATTATGCTGGCAGACAACCGCCACGCCTGGGACTTACAACCCGATGGACACTACATCCAACGCCGACCTAGCTCGCCTGGCACTGAGCAAGATTCGCAAACAGTGTTTATGGAGACGGCAGCACAAACAACGGGCGCGCCGTAA
- a CDS encoding superoxide dismutase → MAFTQSPLPYDPGALEAHNMSARTFEFHYGKHHAAYVTNLNNLVKDTPMADMPIEEVIKTSFGDADKAGIFNNAAQVWNHTFFWSSMKPDGGGTPTGDLAAKIDSDLGGFDKLKEAFKTAAATQFGSGWAWLVLDNGALKVTKTGNAENPLVHGQTPLLTLDVWEHAYYVDFQNRRPDFISNYLDQLVNWDFAAQNLAACS, encoded by the coding sequence ATGGCATTTACACAATCTCCCTTACCTTATGACCCAGGTGCGCTTGAAGCTCACAACATGTCAGCGCGTACGTTTGAGTTTCATTACGGCAAGCATCATGCTGCCTATGTGACTAATCTGAACAACTTGGTCAAAGATACTCCCATGGCTGATATGCCGATCGAGGAAGTGATCAAGACAAGCTTTGGTGATGCAGATAAGGCAGGCATTTTCAATAATGCGGCTCAGGTTTGGAATCATACTTTTTTTTGGAGCAGCATGAAGCCCGATGGCGGCGGCACACCGACGGGTGATTTGGCAGCAAAAATTGATAGTGACTTGGGTGGATTTGACAAGCTTAAGGAAGCTTTCAAGACTGCTGCTGCTACTCAGTTTGGGAGTGGTTGGGCTTGGTTAGTGTTGGATAACGGTGCTTTGAAAGTCACTAAGACGGGCAATGCTGAGAACCCTTTGGTGCATGGGCAAACGCCTTTGCTGACGTTAGATGTGTGGGAACATGCCTACTATGTCGATTTTCAAAATCGTAGACCTGACTTTATTTCCAATTACTTGGATCAGTTGGTGAACTGGGATTTTGCTGCTCAAAACTTGGCGGCTTGCAGCTAG
- the ffh gene encoding signal recognition particle protein produces the protein MFDALADRLESAWTKLRGQDKISDSNIQDALREVRRALLEADVNLQVVKDFIAEIQEKAQGSQVVSGVRPDQQFIKVVYDELVAVMGETNVPLAEASSAPTVVLMAGLQGTGKTTATAKLALHLRKQERTTLLVATDVYRPAAIDQLVTLGKQINVPVFEMGSDANPVEIARQGIAKAKADSINTVIVDTAGRLQIDQSMMDELAQIKAAVQPHEVLLVVDAMTGQEAASLTRTFHEQIGITGAILTKMDGDTRGGAALSVRRISGQPIKFIGVGEKVEALQPFYPDRMASRILGMGDVLTLVEKAQEEVDFGEAEKLQEKILSAKFDFTDFLKQTRMMKNMGSLAGIMKLIPGMGGKISDEQLQQGEVQLKRAEAMISSMTLEERRDPDLLAGSPSRRRRIAKGAGFGLDAVSKLVSDFQKMRSMMQQMGQGNFPGMGGMPGMGDMFGGGAPAASQGQAPGWRGYPGGANPSKKKKKEKKKKGFGNL, from the coding sequence ATGTTTGATGCTCTTGCCGATCGCCTGGAATCTGCCTGGACAAAGCTCCGGGGACAGGACAAAATTTCTGACTCCAATATTCAGGATGCGCTGCGTGAAGTCCGTCGAGCTTTATTAGAAGCCGATGTTAACCTGCAAGTGGTTAAAGACTTCATCGCCGAGATCCAAGAGAAGGCGCAGGGATCACAGGTCGTTTCTGGCGTTCGCCCCGACCAGCAATTTATCAAAGTGGTCTATGACGAGCTAGTTGCTGTCATGGGCGAAACAAACGTGCCCCTGGCAGAAGCTAGTTCAGCCCCTACTGTTGTTTTGATGGCGGGCTTGCAAGGCACAGGTAAAACGACGGCAACGGCAAAGTTGGCGCTTCATCTGCGCAAGCAAGAGCGCACAACGCTGCTGGTCGCAACTGATGTCTATCGACCTGCGGCGATCGACCAGCTAGTCACATTGGGTAAGCAAATCAATGTGCCCGTTTTCGAGATGGGCAGTGATGCTAATCCTGTAGAAATTGCCCGTCAAGGAATTGCCAAAGCCAAAGCCGACAGCATTAACACCGTCATTGTTGACACTGCCGGACGGCTGCAAATTGACCAGTCCATGATGGATGAACTGGCGCAAATTAAAGCCGCCGTTCAACCCCACGAAGTTTTGCTGGTAGTCGATGCGATGACAGGGCAAGAAGCCGCCAGCCTGACCCGCACCTTCCATGAGCAAATTGGCATTACGGGCGCAATCCTCACCAAAATGGATGGCGACACGCGCGGAGGAGCGGCTCTATCAGTCCGTCGCATTTCAGGGCAACCGATTAAATTTATTGGGGTCGGTGAAAAAGTTGAGGCGTTGCAGCCGTTTTACCCCGATCGCATGGCTTCTAGAATTTTGGGCATGGGCGACGTGCTGACTTTGGTTGAAAAAGCCCAGGAAGAGGTCGATTTTGGTGAGGCAGAGAAGCTGCAAGAAAAAATCTTGAGCGCTAAGTTTGACTTTACCGATTTTTTGAAGCAAACCCGCATGATGAAAAACATGGGGTCTTTAGCTGGAATTATGAAGCTAATTCCAGGCATGGGCGGCAAAATTTCGGATGAACAGCTTCAGCAAGGCGAAGTGCAACTGAAGCGAGCAGAAGCCATGATTAGTTCAATGACGCTGGAAGAACGACGCGACCCTGATTTGCTAGCCGGTTCACCCAGCCGCCGCCGCCGCATTGCCAAAGGCGCAGGATTTGGGCTAGACGCAGTTAGTAAGTTGGTCAGCGACTTCCAAAAAATGCGATCGATGATGCAGCAAATGGGGCAAGGCAACTTTCCAGGAATGGGTGGAATGCCAGGAATGGGTGATATGTTTGGCGGCGGCGCACCTGCGGCTAGTCAAGGGCAGGCTCCGGGCTGGCGAGGATATCCGGGGGGTGCAAATCCTTCTAAAAAGAAGAAGAAAGAGAAGAAAAAGAAGGGGTTTGGAAACCTTTAG
- a CDS encoding tetratricopeptide repeat protein, whose amino-acid sequence MFESVEAALDRQDYKTAAQLLKPLRQQNPDHPFVQLYVGRLYEALGKLPAAAAAYRQILQSVTHPKVVNQARQGLQRLEAIAQAQQVKAISQATADPDHAKVGFLILEPIVGDARHLAAQSFARIMRIDAYTARLQLPSRGWRLYRTGAIGELEFYGQQLRKAGIPAFWTSLERLQGVRVLRVNYLQGVSPGATVICQNEVDQTGSLAFDWSEVTHRVEGLLPIFEDVVDLDSRKKLMRKEKTQDYAQVLDLHLPKRHCILRFCDRTYQFQQGVLFEQDTVVNHQGTTRIRWNLLAHFLGDRLASVPCRSDFTAFAETTQEHFAFLQAFPTHIHLFRKAPTYWDAAFHLYSGLIFKHSFNKNRGL is encoded by the coding sequence ATGTTTGAATCTGTTGAAGCTGCTCTCGATCGCCAGGATTACAAAACTGCTGCCCAACTCCTCAAGCCTCTACGGCAGCAAAATCCTGACCACCCTTTTGTTCAGCTTTATGTAGGGCGGCTATACGAAGCATTAGGGAAGTTGCCAGCGGCGGCAGCGGCTTATCGACAAATTTTGCAATCTGTCACTCATCCTAAAGTGGTAAACCAGGCGCGGCAAGGACTCCAACGGTTAGAGGCAATTGCTCAAGCGCAGCAGGTCAAAGCAATTTCCCAAGCCACGGCTGACCCTGATCATGCCAAAGTTGGATTTTTGATCTTAGAACCCATTGTGGGTGATGCTCGTCACTTAGCGGCTCAAAGCTTTGCTCGAATTATGAGGATAGATGCCTATACGGCTCGGTTGCAGCTTCCTAGCCGAGGATGGCGATTGTACCGCACAGGGGCGATCGGAGAGCTAGAATTTTATGGACAGCAGCTTCGCAAAGCTGGAATCCCCGCTTTTTGGACTTCCCTAGAGCGACTTCAAGGGGTGCGGGTGCTGCGGGTCAATTATCTTCAAGGGGTTTCGCCGGGGGCAACGGTGATTTGCCAAAATGAGGTAGATCAGACCGGAAGTTTAGCGTTTGATTGGTCTGAGGTGACTCATCGGGTTGAGGGATTGCTGCCAATTTTTGAAGACGTAGTGGATTTAGACAGTCGTAAAAAACTAATGCGTAAAGAGAAAACTCAAGATTACGCACAGGTGTTAGATTTGCATTTGCCAAAACGTCATTGTATTTTGCGATTTTGCGATCGCACCTACCAGTTTCAACAAGGTGTCTTGTTTGAGCAAGACACAGTGGTCAATCACCAGGGTACAACTCGGATACGGTGGAATCTGTTGGCTCACTTTTTGGGCGATCGTCTGGCATCTGTTCCCTGTCGGTCAGACTTTACGGCGTTTGCTGAAACCACTCAAGAACACTTTGCCTTTCTCCAAGCCTTTCCAACCCATATTCATCTCTTTCGCAAAGCCCCAACCTACTGGGATGCCGCTTTTCATCTCTATAGTGGGCTAATTTTTAAGCATTCTTTCAACAAAAATCGGGGCTTATGA